In the Nothobranchius furzeri strain GRZ-AD chromosome 15, NfurGRZ-RIMD1, whole genome shotgun sequence genome, one interval contains:
- the LOC129155657 gene encoding uncharacterized protein isoform X2 — MEEITMGAARLKVILGENNVEKLILPNGIPQSLLELVNVVKNTFGITTEIRLQYMDQDFGNEFFNLNATSELQDLGTIKVVQQEVVPLIITLTDDVSSACATFDAVDCSLQASNNTNILPSPPKLSFRSVQWPAVFPIPQFSYDTELVLERGNAEYKSSSKLVYLSTRTKSDILNKVSEEIFKYKAYPCDEHFVAVAEALIKKHPCLKEPGSSNGWYGWKQRLKYKMGNLRTQLRLHGCPEVAVNSMKSKVTEGSSGRNVKRPKRAEANFYPSLPTGDTSESLEQERLSLLTEVKIRHNDRVIADKMARTFAYRRQEVVDGEPRIQDFKGRWPALFDQREINAEFQRLVALPLEQKFFSQLDKYSTKLMTAIRSRGGSTREKISGLTQIFDQTEDVNKKRECVLKALVPFLGEDGNAFIKEYTDSHRAEMQKDLEDVTMAVYVIRSEGDELQGPPEDIGIVIEGVEVLDRLSSVGTACALLLGLIYILNLAYPKVLRFTFEVLQKIIMELEPQKMSPKVQNLYVKLLNMN, encoded by the exons ATGGAAGAG ATTACCATGGGTGCAGCAAGACTTAAAGTCATCTTGGGCGAAAACAATGTGGAAAAATTGATTCTTCCAAATGGTATACCCCAGTCTTTATTAGAACTTGTCAATGTCGTAAAGAACACCTTTGGAATCACAACAGAAATTCGCCTGCAATACATGGACCAAGATTTTGGAAATGAGTTCTTCAATCTAAACGCAACCTCTGAACTGCAGGATTTGGGAACAATCAAGGTGGTTCAACAGGAAGTTGTTCCACtcataatcacacttactgatgATGTTTCATCAGCTTGTGCCACTTTTGATGCTGTTGATTGCTCTTTACAGGCATCAAACAACACAAACATACTCCCTTCTCCTCCAAAACTGTCATTTCGAAGCGTGCAGTGGCCGGCGGTGTTTCCTATTCCACAATTTTCGTATGACACCGAGCTTGTGCTTGAAAGGGGAAATGCTGAATACAAATCATCCTCCAAATTGGTGTATCTCAGCACAAGAACCAAATCTGACATTCTGAACAAAGTATCTGAAGAAATCTTCAAGTACAAAGCTTATCCATGTGATGAACACTTTGTTGCAGTGGCAGAAGCTTTAATCAAAAAACATCCGTGTTTGAAGGAACCTGGATCCTCAAATGGATGGTACGGATGGAAGCAGAGGCTCAAGTACAAAATGGGAAATCTTAGAACCCAGCTCAGACTGCACGGGTGCCCAGAGGTAGCTGTTAACTCCATGAAGTCCAAAGTTACAGAAGGATCTTCTGGCAGAAACGTAAAAAGGCCTAAAAGGGCAGAAGCTAACTTTTATCCATCTTTGCCAACTGGGGACACTTCCGAATCCCTTGAACAGGAAAGACTTTCACTTCTGACTGAAGTGAAAATAAGACACAATGACCGGGTCATTGCAGACAAAATGGCACGCACTTTTGCATACAGGCGACAAGAGGTGGTGGACGGTGAGCCAAGAATCCAGGATTTTAAGGGTCGATGGCCGGCTCTTTTTGATCAACGCGAG ATCAATGCAGAGTTCCAGAGGCTTGTAGCTCTTCCCCTAGAGCAGAAGTTTTTTTCCCAACTTGACAAGTACTCCACCAAATTGATGACCGCCATTCGCTCAAGAGGAGGATCAACCAGGGAGAAGATATCTGGGCTGACACAAATCTTTGACCAG ACCGAAGACGTCAACAAAAAAAGAGAGTGTGTCCTGAAAGCCCTCGTCCCTTTCCTTGGAGAGGATGGAAATGCTTTCATCAAAGAATACACG GACAGTCACAGAGCAGAGATGCAAAAAGACCTGGAAGACGTCACGATGGCTGTGTATGTCATCCGGTCCGAGGGAGATGAACTTCAAGGGCCTCCTGAGGACATTGGGATTGTAATCGAAGGAGTAGAGGTTCTTGATAGACTGTCCTCAGTTGGAACAGCATGTGCACTCCTGTTAGGTTTGATCTACATTCTTAATCTGGCTTATCCAAAGGTCCTTCGCTTTACATTTGAGGTGTTGCAGAAAATTATAATGGAGCTGGAACCTCAAAAGATGTCTCCAAAGGTGCAGAACCTGTATGTGAAACTGCTAAATATGAATTAA
- the LOC129155657 gene encoding uncharacterized protein isoform X1, producing the protein MVPSFPSLSCVLYRDHENDRNTSPSEDSLKALLIPFCLVQCNSLVENHPTSGIANITMGAARLKVILGENNVEKLILPNGIPQSLLELVNVVKNTFGITTEIRLQYMDQDFGNEFFNLNATSELQDLGTIKVVQQEVVPLIITLTDDVSSACATFDAVDCSLQASNNTNILPSPPKLSFRSVQWPAVFPIPQFSYDTELVLERGNAEYKSSSKLVYLSTRTKSDILNKVSEEIFKYKAYPCDEHFVAVAEALIKKHPCLKEPGSSNGWYGWKQRLKYKMGNLRTQLRLHGCPEVAVNSMKSKVTEGSSGRNVKRPKRAEANFYPSLPTGDTSESLEQERLSLLTEVKIRHNDRVIADKMARTFAYRRQEVVDGEPRIQDFKGRWPALFDQREINAEFQRLVALPLEQKFFSQLDKYSTKLMTAIRSRGGSTREKISGLTQIFDQTEDVNKKRECVLKALVPFLGEDGNAFIKEYTDSHRAEMQKDLEDVTMAVYVIRSEGDELQGPPEDIGIVIEGVEVLDRLSSVGTACALLLGLIYILNLAYPKVLRFTFEVLQKIIMELEPQKMSPKVQNLYVKLLNMN; encoded by the exons ATGGTCCCTTCCTTCCCATCGTTGAGCTGCGTTCTGTACCGCGATCATGAAAATGACAGAAATACGTCTCCATCGGAGGATAGTTTAAAAG CTCTCCTGATTCCTTTTTGCCTTGTTCAATGTAAT TCCCTGGTAGAAAACCACCCAACATCTGGAATTGCAAAT ATTACCATGGGTGCAGCAAGACTTAAAGTCATCTTGGGCGAAAACAATGTGGAAAAATTGATTCTTCCAAATGGTATACCCCAGTCTTTATTAGAACTTGTCAATGTCGTAAAGAACACCTTTGGAATCACAACAGAAATTCGCCTGCAATACATGGACCAAGATTTTGGAAATGAGTTCTTCAATCTAAACGCAACCTCTGAACTGCAGGATTTGGGAACAATCAAGGTGGTTCAACAGGAAGTTGTTCCACtcataatcacacttactgatgATGTTTCATCAGCTTGTGCCACTTTTGATGCTGTTGATTGCTCTTTACAGGCATCAAACAACACAAACATACTCCCTTCTCCTCCAAAACTGTCATTTCGAAGCGTGCAGTGGCCGGCGGTGTTTCCTATTCCACAATTTTCGTATGACACCGAGCTTGTGCTTGAAAGGGGAAATGCTGAATACAAATCATCCTCCAAATTGGTGTATCTCAGCACAAGAACCAAATCTGACATTCTGAACAAAGTATCTGAAGAAATCTTCAAGTACAAAGCTTATCCATGTGATGAACACTTTGTTGCAGTGGCAGAAGCTTTAATCAAAAAACATCCGTGTTTGAAGGAACCTGGATCCTCAAATGGATGGTACGGATGGAAGCAGAGGCTCAAGTACAAAATGGGAAATCTTAGAACCCAGCTCAGACTGCACGGGTGCCCAGAGGTAGCTGTTAACTCCATGAAGTCCAAAGTTACAGAAGGATCTTCTGGCAGAAACGTAAAAAGGCCTAAAAGGGCAGAAGCTAACTTTTATCCATCTTTGCCAACTGGGGACACTTCCGAATCCCTTGAACAGGAAAGACTTTCACTTCTGACTGAAGTGAAAATAAGACACAATGACCGGGTCATTGCAGACAAAATGGCACGCACTTTTGCATACAGGCGACAAGAGGTGGTGGACGGTGAGCCAAGAATCCAGGATTTTAAGGGTCGATGGCCGGCTCTTTTTGATCAACGCGAG ATCAATGCAGAGTTCCAGAGGCTTGTAGCTCTTCCCCTAGAGCAGAAGTTTTTTTCCCAACTTGACAAGTACTCCACCAAATTGATGACCGCCATTCGCTCAAGAGGAGGATCAACCAGGGAGAAGATATCTGGGCTGACACAAATCTTTGACCAG ACCGAAGACGTCAACAAAAAAAGAGAGTGTGTCCTGAAAGCCCTCGTCCCTTTCCTTGGAGAGGATGGAAATGCTTTCATCAAAGAATACACG GACAGTCACAGAGCAGAGATGCAAAAAGACCTGGAAGACGTCACGATGGCTGTGTATGTCATCCGGTCCGAGGGAGATGAACTTCAAGGGCCTCCTGAGGACATTGGGATTGTAATCGAAGGAGTAGAGGTTCTTGATAGACTGTCCTCAGTTGGAACAGCATGTGCACTCCTGTTAGGTTTGATCTACATTCTTAATCTGGCTTATCCAAAGGTCCTTCGCTTTACATTTGAGGTGTTGCAGAAAATTATAATGGAGCTGGAACCTCAAAAGATGTCTCCAAAGGTGCAGAACCTGTATGTGAAACTGCTAAATATGAATTAA
- the LOC129155657 gene encoding uncharacterized protein isoform X3 — protein sequence MGAARLKVILGENNVEKLILPNGIPQSLLELVNVVKNTFGITTEIRLQYMDQDFGNEFFNLNATSELQDLGTIKVVQQEVVPLIITLTDDVSSACATFDAVDCSLQASNNTNILPSPPKLSFRSVQWPAVFPIPQFSYDTELVLERGNAEYKSSSKLVYLSTRTKSDILNKVSEEIFKYKAYPCDEHFVAVAEALIKKHPCLKEPGSSNGWYGWKQRLKYKMGNLRTQLRLHGCPEVAVNSMKSKVTEGSSGRNVKRPKRAEANFYPSLPTGDTSESLEQERLSLLTEVKIRHNDRVIADKMARTFAYRRQEVVDGEPRIQDFKGRWPALFDQREINAEFQRLVALPLEQKFFSQLDKYSTKLMTAIRSRGGSTREKISGLTQIFDQTEDVNKKRECVLKALVPFLGEDGNAFIKEYTDSHRAEMQKDLEDVTMAVYVIRSEGDELQGPPEDIGIVIEGVEVLDRLSSVGTACALLLGLIYILNLAYPKVLRFTFEVLQKIIMELEPQKMSPKVQNLYVKLLNMN from the exons ATGGGTGCAGCAAGACTTAAAGTCATCTTGGGCGAAAACAATGTGGAAAAATTGATTCTTCCAAATGGTATACCCCAGTCTTTATTAGAACTTGTCAATGTCGTAAAGAACACCTTTGGAATCACAACAGAAATTCGCCTGCAATACATGGACCAAGATTTTGGAAATGAGTTCTTCAATCTAAACGCAACCTCTGAACTGCAGGATTTGGGAACAATCAAGGTGGTTCAACAGGAAGTTGTTCCACtcataatcacacttactgatgATGTTTCATCAGCTTGTGCCACTTTTGATGCTGTTGATTGCTCTTTACAGGCATCAAACAACACAAACATACTCCCTTCTCCTCCAAAACTGTCATTTCGAAGCGTGCAGTGGCCGGCGGTGTTTCCTATTCCACAATTTTCGTATGACACCGAGCTTGTGCTTGAAAGGGGAAATGCTGAATACAAATCATCCTCCAAATTGGTGTATCTCAGCACAAGAACCAAATCTGACATTCTGAACAAAGTATCTGAAGAAATCTTCAAGTACAAAGCTTATCCATGTGATGAACACTTTGTTGCAGTGGCAGAAGCTTTAATCAAAAAACATCCGTGTTTGAAGGAACCTGGATCCTCAAATGGATGGTACGGATGGAAGCAGAGGCTCAAGTACAAAATGGGAAATCTTAGAACCCAGCTCAGACTGCACGGGTGCCCAGAGGTAGCTGTTAACTCCATGAAGTCCAAAGTTACAGAAGGATCTTCTGGCAGAAACGTAAAAAGGCCTAAAAGGGCAGAAGCTAACTTTTATCCATCTTTGCCAACTGGGGACACTTCCGAATCCCTTGAACAGGAAAGACTTTCACTTCTGACTGAAGTGAAAATAAGACACAATGACCGGGTCATTGCAGACAAAATGGCACGCACTTTTGCATACAGGCGACAAGAGGTGGTGGACGGTGAGCCAAGAATCCAGGATTTTAAGGGTCGATGGCCGGCTCTTTTTGATCAACGCGAG ATCAATGCAGAGTTCCAGAGGCTTGTAGCTCTTCCCCTAGAGCAGAAGTTTTTTTCCCAACTTGACAAGTACTCCACCAAATTGATGACCGCCATTCGCTCAAGAGGAGGATCAACCAGGGAGAAGATATCTGGGCTGACACAAATCTTTGACCAG ACCGAAGACGTCAACAAAAAAAGAGAGTGTGTCCTGAAAGCCCTCGTCCCTTTCCTTGGAGAGGATGGAAATGCTTTCATCAAAGAATACACG GACAGTCACAGAGCAGAGATGCAAAAAGACCTGGAAGACGTCACGATGGCTGTGTATGTCATCCGGTCCGAGGGAGATGAACTTCAAGGGCCTCCTGAGGACATTGGGATTGTAATCGAAGGAGTAGAGGTTCTTGATAGACTGTCCTCAGTTGGAACAGCATGTGCACTCCTGTTAGGTTTGATCTACATTCTTAATCTGGCTTATCCAAAGGTCCTTCGCTTTACATTTGAGGTGTTGCAGAAAATTATAATGGAGCTGGAACCTCAAAAGATGTCTCCAAAGGTGCAGAACCTGTATGTGAAACTGCTAAATATGAATTAA